A single window of Chloracidobacterium sp. DNA harbors:
- a CDS encoding ChaN family lipoprotein: protein MKAILLMIFILAVLANVVSAQIKYDEEQFRAFDAKGNPVTIDQIVAAAGVNEAVFLGEQHDDAVGHAIQAEIFRRIVAKYSPERKVALSLEMFERDVQIIVDEYWRGLISEAQFMASSRPWGNYKTDYRPLFELAKDKKLDIVAANAPRRYVNMVSRNGRDSINSLTKEAKKWLAPLPYGEPSETYGAKFKALMGPSPEAQMGIDKILASQSLWDATMSNSVARYLKENKRALVVHLVGAFHTESRLGTIEHLLRYRPKTRAIVVTVRYEDDFKTFDKAKHTDIGDYVILTDAKQPRSKR from the coding sequence ATGAAAGCAATTCTATTGATGATTTTTATATTGGCCGTCTTGGCTAACGTTGTGTCCGCTCAGATCAAATACGACGAAGAGCAGTTTCGAGCGTTCGATGCAAAAGGTAATCCGGTGACCATTGATCAGATCGTGGCCGCGGCCGGTGTGAATGAAGCTGTCTTTCTCGGCGAGCAGCACGATGACGCCGTCGGGCACGCCATCCAGGCCGAGATCTTTCGCCGAATCGTCGCGAAATACTCGCCTGAGCGCAAGGTCGCACTCTCGCTCGAGATGTTCGAACGCGATGTGCAGATCATCGTGGACGAATATTGGCGTGGACTGATCAGCGAAGCACAGTTTATGGCGAGCTCGCGTCCATGGGGCAATTATAAGACCGATTATCGGCCTTTGTTTGAACTCGCAAAAGATAAGAAACTCGACATCGTCGCCGCCAACGCTCCACGACGCTATGTAAATATGGTGTCGCGAAATGGGCGTGATTCGATCAATAGCCTTACAAAAGAAGCAAAGAAATGGCTCGCACCATTACCCTACGGCGAACCGTCGGAGACATATGGAGCGAAGTTTAAGGCCCTGATGGGCCCGAGCCCCGAGGCTCAGATGGGCATCGACAAGATCCTAGCTTCGCAATCACTCTGGGATGCAACGATGTCTAATTCGGTCGCACGGTATCTGAAGGAAAACAAGCGTGCATTGGTCGTCCACCTCGTCGGTGCTTTTCACACGGAGAGCAGACTTGGCACTATCGAACACTTGCTTCGATATAGGCCAAAAACAAGAGCGATCGTTGTTACCGTGCGTTATGAGGACGATTTTAAGACCTTTGATAAAGCCAAGCATACAGACATCGGGGACTACGTTATCCTGACCGACGCAAAGCAACCGCGAAGTAAGCGGTGA
- a CDS encoding sigma-54-dependent Fis family transcriptional regulator: MRAILRQLIEDAGYNVVSADSAESAIEAFTSNDVAVTLTDIKMSGKDGLQLLDQIKIIDNEAVVIIMTAFSSVDTAVAALRKGAYDYVTKPFVNDDLLQTIKNAAKLGKLFQENRVLRRELRRHYGFSEIVGKSEQMMRIFDIIRKVADTNASILIQGESGTGKELVARSIHLNSQRADNAFLAINCGALPESLLESELFGHKKGSFTGAVANRDGLIRSVDGGTLFLDEIGEMPFALQVKLLRALQEHEVTPVGATRPVPFDARILAATNKDLANEVENGTFREDLYYRLNVVEIAIPPLRYRREDIPLLIQHFVAKHRRGSGVPISGLSKPVMDALCGYDWPGNIRELENTIERATILGGNEIRLEDLPAKLLANTRNTDSSSFGPTLDEVEKKYVLEVLTAFGEDKNATARILGIDLSTLYRKLKKFNEE, translated from the coding sequence ATGAGGGCTATCCTTCGTCAACTGATTGAGGATGCCGGATACAATGTGGTAAGTGCCGATAGTGCGGAATCAGCCATCGAAGCGTTCACCTCGAACGACGTTGCCGTAACACTGACCGATATAAAAATGTCGGGTAAGGACGGCCTTCAACTGCTGGATCAAATTAAAATAATAGACAACGAGGCAGTAGTCATTATTATGACCGCATTTTCGTCAGTGGACACTGCGGTCGCGGCCTTACGTAAAGGCGCATACGATTACGTCACGAAACCGTTTGTCAACGATGACCTACTTCAGACAATAAAAAATGCCGCGAAGTTAGGCAAGCTTTTTCAGGAAAATCGTGTATTGCGGCGCGAACTGCGACGCCATTATGGATTTTCGGAGATCGTCGGCAAGAGCGAACAAATGATGCGAATCTTCGATATCATTAGAAAAGTTGCTGATACGAACGCGAGCATTTTGATCCAAGGTGAGAGCGGTACAGGAAAGGAGTTGGTCGCACGATCGATTCACCTTAATAGTCAACGGGCGGACAATGCGTTTCTCGCGATCAACTGTGGTGCCCTGCCCGAATCACTACTCGAGAGTGAGCTTTTCGGTCATAAAAAAGGCTCATTTACGGGTGCGGTTGCCAACCGTGACGGCCTAATCCGCTCGGTGGACGGGGGCACTCTTTTCTTGGACGAAATCGGTGAGATGCCGTTCGCACTCCAGGTGAAATTGCTCAGAGCACTGCAGGAGCACGAGGTCACACCAGTTGGTGCAACTCGCCCGGTCCCATTTGATGCCCGAATCCTTGCGGCGACCAACAAGGATCTGGCTAACGAGGTCGAAAACGGTACTTTTCGTGAAGATCTTTACTACAGGTTAAACGTGGTCGAAATCGCCATTCCGCCACTCCGTTATCGCCGAGAGGACATTCCGTTATTAATTCAGCACTTTGTCGCTAAACATCGGCGTGGCTCAGGCGTCCCTATAAGTGGCTTGTCGAAACCTGTAATGGATGCATTATGTGGTTATGACTGGCCGGGAAACATTCGCGAATTAGAAAATACGATCGAGAGGGCGACCATCCTGGGCGGTAACGAAATCCGGCTTGAGGACTTACCTGCAAAATTACTGGCCAATACTCGAAATACCGATTCGAGTTCATTCGGACCAACACTTGACGAGGTTGAAAAGAAATATGTGCTCGAGGTTTTGACTGCATTCGGCGAGGATAAGAATGCGACTGCCCGAATATTGGGGATCGATCTATCAACGCTATATCGCAAGTTGAAAAAATTTAACGAAGAATGA
- a CDS encoding TonB-dependent receptor, giving the protein MKRSSILIYIVTVLLIVSGARAQSTSLEGRIEDSAKAPIAGAIVVLRNRSTGLERLTNTDGDGHFVFSGLNNAEYEVSVRAGGFAVRKEIVTSGQSALVLTLQPEELRASVTVYSGSRQAELQESLNTAVSVVTRADIDNKGYQTVGEVLKEVPGVQTRLGSDTGTVSGIAGEQIQGVGSRQALVMLDGFPIIAARGIKSGTINLDRQSTGKIEQVEVVQGAASALYGSDAIGGVVNLISREATKPLQARFTISGGNFGVLSQGVEVGMKKKSVSGFFTFNRDKQNEFDLTPSTFDTTGAGFHRYDVFAKPKWEISPKFYITGMANIFMGHARGRSIGEPDPTQNYASGKQYDNTRDITQNYGLSANWAPTVKTVIQARGYFSRYDEYSQTSFANGQTFPDDNLFQRFGRVDASILQIWGERQIMQAGGEWSTDRYRGINRLSGTGGQRADTSTFWGQDKISLANWITVTVGARYDKHSVFGSAVSPKIGLSIRATDRLAVRASWGRGFRAPDLGQLYYKFYNPTNFYQVFGNPNLRPEHSGSWQIGAEYASTKKNYRFGLNLFRNDVVNMIDPLTVGFVLPFASPGTLSLSQAYAYISSIGLNPAEYPIRPYRLLIVYNNITKIYTQGIEANADFKLPARFSVASAYTYLDARDKSTGSYLPERFKHQGFVRLGYDNEDLGFRANIRASFYSNWKASSQSNRVVQGEILSPAFQLVDIFASKSVKKGVEIYGTVENVFGNQDANVGRFDTTGMPLPIIRPDAGRMFRVGVRLNLSRDK; this is encoded by the coding sequence ATGAAGAGATCATCCATTTTAATTTATATAGTTACCGTTTTACTGATCGTAAGTGGAGCGAGAGCTCAATCTACCTCACTGGAAGGCCGGATCGAGGACTCCGCAAAGGCTCCGATCGCAGGAGCCATCGTTGTATTACGCAATAGATCGACCGGACTCGAACGCCTGACGAACACGGACGGCGACGGCCATTTTGTATTTTCCGGCCTAAATAACGCCGAGTACGAAGTTTCAGTTAGGGCGGGCGGGTTTGCGGTTCGCAAAGAGATAGTGACATCAGGACAGTCGGCATTGGTATTGACGCTACAACCCGAAGAGTTGCGGGCATCGGTAACGGTATATTCGGGCTCACGTCAGGCCGAATTGCAGGAAAGCCTGAACACCGCAGTTTCGGTCGTGACGAGAGCCGACATTGATAACAAAGGCTACCAAACAGTCGGTGAAGTGCTCAAGGAAGTCCCGGGCGTTCAGACCCGACTCGGTTCTGATACCGGAACGGTCAGCGGAATCGCAGGTGAGCAGATTCAGGGTGTAGGCTCGAGACAAGCTCTGGTAATGCTCGATGGATTTCCTATAATTGCCGCCCGCGGTATCAAGAGCGGCACGATCAATCTAGACCGCCAGTCAACCGGGAAGATCGAACAAGTCGAAGTCGTTCAAGGGGCTGCGTCGGCACTGTACGGCTCCGACGCGATCGGCGGCGTCGTCAATCTGATATCCCGCGAAGCCACTAAGCCTCTACAGGCTCGATTTACGATCTCCGGCGGCAACTTTGGGGTACTTAGCCAGGGCGTTGAGGTCGGAATGAAGAAAAAGTCGGTTAGCGGCTTTTTCACTTTCAATAGAGACAAACAGAATGAGTTTGACCTGACTCCCTCCACCTTTGACACCACGGGCGCCGGATTTCATCGCTATGACGTGTTCGCAAAGCCAAAGTGGGAAATTTCGCCAAAGTTTTACATAACCGGAATGGCCAACATATTTATGGGCCACGCACGTGGCCGCTCGATCGGTGAGCCCGATCCTACACAGAATTATGCATCCGGTAAACAGTATGACAATACCCGCGATATCACCCAGAATTACGGCCTTTCCGCCAACTGGGCACCGACAGTAAAGACGGTGATACAGGCCCGCGGATATTTTTCGCGATATGATGAGTATAGCCAGACATCATTTGCAAATGGACAGACATTTCCGGACGATAATCTCTTTCAGCGATTCGGCCGAGTAGATGCGTCGATCTTGCAGATCTGGGGTGAGCGTCAGATTATGCAGGCCGGCGGCGAGTGGTCCACCGACCGCTATCGGGGTATAAATCGCCTGTCCGGAACCGGTGGACAGCGAGCTGATACCAGTACGTTTTGGGGACAGGACAAGATCAGCTTGGCAAACTGGATCACGGTCACAGTTGGAGCACGATACGACAAACATTCAGTCTTTGGTTCTGCCGTGTCACCTAAAATTGGCCTGAGTATCAGGGCTACGGACCGCCTCGCCGTACGAGCGTCGTGGGGACGCGGTTTTCGAGCGCCGGACCTTGGTCAGCTATATTACAAATTCTATAATCCGACCAATTTCTATCAGGTATTCGGTAATCCCAATCTCAGGCCCGAACACTCGGGTTCGTGGCAGATCGGTGCCGAATATGCCAGTACGAAAAAGAACTACAGATTTGGCCTGAATCTGTTTCGAAACGATGTTGTAAATATGATCGATCCGCTGACGGTTGGATTCGTGCTTCCGTTCGCTTCGCCCGGCACCTTGAGCCTTTCGCAAGCGTATGCCTATATCTCATCGATTGGCCTAAATCCGGCCGAATACCCGATCAGGCCGTATCGATTGCTGATCGTCTATAATAATATTACGAAGATCTACACTCAGGGTATCGAGGCGAATGCGGATTTCAAATTGCCTGCCCGCTTTTCGGTTGCCTCGGCATACACATATCTGGATGCTCGAGACAAATCGACCGGATCGTATCTGCCTGAAAGATTCAAGCATCAAGGTTTTGTTCGGCTAGGATACGATAACGAGGACTTAGGCTTTCGGGCGAATATCAGAGCTAGTTTCTATTCAAATTGGAAGGCGTCTTCGCAGTCAAATCGGGTCGTTCAAGGCGAGATCTTATCGCCTGCTTTCCAACTGGTTGATATCTTTGCATCTAAATCCGTTAAAAAGGGTGTCGAGATCTATGGAACCGTCGAAAACGTTTTTGGCAATCAAGATGCAAATGTCGGACGCTTTGATACGACAGGAATGCCACTGCCGATCATCCGCCCGGATGCAGGCAGAATGTTTAGAGTTGGGGTTAGATTAAATCTGAGTCGGGATAAATAA
- a CDS encoding methylmalonyl-CoA mutase family protein codes for MELTDEILATSTARNEVERWENETLSKVIKRTPERKAHFEGVSLEPVNRLYTPADSETADEIGFPGEFPYKRGIHPTGYRGKLWTMRQFAGFSSPEETNRRFKYLMAQGQTGLSVAYDLPALMGLDCDSPLSEGEVGKCGVAVSSLADFEVLFDGIPLDQVTVSQTINAPAPIFLAMYLVVAEKQKADFSKISGTLQNDILKEYIAQKEWIYPIKPAMKLVIDTFEYTTKHVPKYNPISVSGYHIREAGATALQELAFTLRDGVEYVQYGVERGMDVDEFVPRLSFFFNAHNDFFEEIAKYRAARVIWAKTMKERFGARNERTMQLRFHTQTAGVSLTVQQPLNNIARVAIQALAGVLGGTQSLHTDSYDEALALPSDQAALIALRTQQIIAEETGVANTVDPLGGSYYVESLTQKMIDGCLEYFDKIDGFGGMVEAVEAGFPQREIQESAYQYQKAVERGEQTIVGVNKYAMDEELSTIKLLQIDENVRDHQLLRMEHVRSVRDGGAVANALEKLKKAATTNENTMPSIIEAVAAYATVEEICVALRDVYGIYEEPAF; via the coding sequence ATGGAATTAACTGACGAAATATTAGCGACATCAACGGCACGGAATGAGGTTGAACGTTGGGAAAACGAGACACTCTCAAAAGTCATCAAAAGGACGCCGGAGCGAAAGGCCCACTTTGAAGGCGTGAGTCTTGAACCCGTAAACCGTTTGTACACACCGGCTGACTCTGAAACCGCCGACGAGATCGGCTTTCCGGGCGAATTTCCGTATAAGCGTGGTATCCATCCAACTGGCTATCGCGGCAAATTATGGACGATGCGACAGTTCGCAGGATTTTCGTCACCAGAAGAGACAAACCGGCGATTTAAGTACCTTATGGCTCAGGGCCAGACGGGACTGAGTGTTGCATATGACCTGCCGGCACTTATGGGGCTCGATTGTGATTCACCATTGAGCGAGGGCGAGGTAGGAAAGTGCGGGGTGGCGGTGTCTTCGCTCGCTGATTTTGAGGTTTTGTTCGACGGTATACCGCTCGACCAAGTCACTGTTTCCCAGACAATAAATGCGCCGGCACCGATCTTCCTGGCAATGTACTTAGTGGTTGCGGAAAAGCAAAAGGCGGATTTTTCGAAGATATCGGGTACGCTCCAGAATGACATACTCAAAGAATATATCGCTCAAAAGGAATGGATATACCCGATCAAACCGGCGATGAAACTGGTTATCGATACGTTTGAGTACACGACCAAACACGTCCCGAAGTACAACCCGATCTCGGTCTCCGGTTATCACATCCGAGAGGCCGGAGCGACAGCATTGCAAGAACTTGCTTTCACCCTTCGAGACGGCGTCGAGTACGTTCAGTACGGTGTGGAACGAGGGATGGATGTCGATGAATTTGTTCCACGTCTATCGTTTTTCTTTAACGCTCACAATGATTTCTTTGAAGAGATCGCCAAATATCGTGCAGCTCGAGTTATTTGGGCAAAGACGATGAAGGAACGATTTGGAGCTAGGAACGAACGAACAATGCAGTTGCGGTTTCATACTCAGACCGCCGGCGTGTCTTTGACCGTCCAGCAACCGCTGAACAACATTGCCCGTGTCGCCATTCAGGCCCTCGCCGGTGTATTAGGCGGTACGCAGTCACTGCATACAGATTCGTATGATGAAGCTTTGGCATTACCAAGCGATCAGGCAGCTCTGATCGCACTTCGAACACAACAGATCATCGCGGAGGAAACCGGAGTCGCTAATACGGTAGATCCGCTCGGGGGTAGCTATTATGTCGAATCGTTAACTCAAAAGATGATCGACGGCTGCTTAGAATATTTCGATAAGATCGACGGATTCGGTGGAATGGTCGAGGCGGTCGAAGCAGGGTTTCCACAGCGCGAAATACAGGAATCGGCATATCAGTATCAAAAGGCAGTCGAACGCGGTGAGCAAACTATCGTCGGAGTTAATAAGTATGCGATGGATGAAGAACTATCCACCATCAAATTACTGCAGATCGATGAGAATGTTCGTGATCATCAGCTTCTGAGAATGGAGCACGTGAGGTCCGTTCGAGATGGTGGAGCAGTGGCCAACGCTCTCGAAAAGCTAAAGAAGGCTGCCACGACCAACGAAAACACGATGCCTTCGATCATCGAAGCAGTCGCCGCGTATGCAACTGTCGAAGAAATATGTGTTGCTCTACGGGATGTTTACGGCATCTACGAAGAACCGGCCTTTTAA
- a CDS encoding YraN family protein, whose product MSEILSIVKENEGTEATASSRLGTLGEQIAAEALEKNGYRLVLRNFKVPVGRNSKGVQVTGEIDIIALDGDTICFVEVKTRRSDDFAPIIAAVDIRKQRQITRTARMYRRIFDLREIAFRFDVVTILIPKDSEPITKIIRSYWTENKFRKQRWQHDHWHDSV is encoded by the coding sequence ATGTCTGAGATTCTGTCGATTGTCAAAGAAAATGAAGGGACCGAAGCGACCGCTTCGAGTCGACTGGGAACACTCGGCGAACAAATTGCCGCCGAGGCTCTCGAAAAGAATGGATACCGGTTGGTTTTGCGTAATTTTAAGGTACCCGTGGGGCGTAATAGCAAAGGCGTCCAAGTGACTGGAGAGATCGATATTATCGCACTTGACGGTGATACGATCTGCTTCGTCGAAGTCAAAACGCGTCGGTCCGACGACTTTGCACCGATAATAGCGGCAGTTGATATTCGCAAACAGCGTCAAATTACGAGAACGGCACGAATGTATCGCCGAATCTTTGACCTTCGGGAAATTGCATTTAGATTCGACGTTGTTACGATATTGATACCAAAAGATTCCGAACCGATCACCAAGATCATCCGTTCATATTGGACGGAAAATAAATTTCGGAAGCAACGGTGGCAACACGACCATTGGCACGATAGCGTGTGA